The Deltaproteobacteria bacterium genome has a segment encoding these proteins:
- a CDS encoding ABC transporter permease codes for MNPLSQLIAWRFLFSSRQRFVPLLTFVALSGIALGVWSLLVVLSVMRGFQGELNQRWIGLNSHLTISKLALKGETYEKLLENLKTWREIEDVAPYADGEVIIHFERDGRVESVASKVKGISQIDPAFVRVAKIYPAVIPDWRLLAKGEEPPQGEPPLMGGEEVLSTLGVHPDLEDSVTLIYPFGEIGPTGDWVPKQKKFQVTHVFRTGLYNWDSLRVLVPLEDAIQLLGDQGETGLQIRLKDLGDLLSVEKKIKAIVPPNAEVSSFAEQNKRLFSALKLERMAMTLLLVLFGLIASFSIVGLMLMFVDARKRDLAILRAVGLSVAGSRKIFLMIGGLLGGLGALIGGTLGVATCFVLHKFPIPLPSTYYLDYLPVQVQLFWSVMIMAVGFLLTLLVSCYPVHLASQMDVLPMLREE; via the coding sequence ATGAACCCTCTCTCCCAACTGATAGCTTGGCGTTTTCTTTTTTCCAGCCGTCAACGTTTTGTCCCTCTGCTTACTTTTGTCGCACTGAGTGGTATCGCGCTTGGCGTTTGGTCTCTGCTTGTGGTGCTCAGTGTGATGCGCGGATTTCAGGGAGAACTCAATCAGCGCTGGATCGGTCTCAACAGTCATCTCACCATTTCGAAATTGGCCCTGAAAGGGGAGACGTACGAAAAACTTCTCGAAAATTTGAAAACGTGGCGTGAGATTGAAGACGTCGCTCCTTACGCGGACGGAGAAGTCATCATCCATTTTGAAAGAGATGGGCGCGTGGAATCAGTGGCATCCAAAGTGAAGGGAATATCTCAAATCGATCCCGCCTTTGTGCGCGTTGCCAAAATTTATCCCGCCGTTATTCCCGATTGGCGCTTGCTTGCAAAAGGGGAAGAGCCCCCACAGGGGGAACCTCCGTTGATGGGTGGCGAAGAAGTTTTGTCAACGTTGGGTGTGCATCCCGATTTGGAAGACAGCGTGACGTTGATTTATCCGTTTGGAGAGATTGGTCCAACGGGTGATTGGGTTCCCAAACAGAAAAAATTTCAGGTGACCCATGTTTTTCGCACGGGACTTTATAATTGGGATTCTCTGCGCGTGTTGGTGCCGCTGGAAGACGCCATCCAACTTTTAGGAGATCAGGGAGAAACCGGTTTGCAAATTCGTCTGAAAGATTTGGGTGATCTTTTAAGTGTGGAGAAAAAAATAAAAGCCATCGTTCCTCCCAACGCCGAAGTCAGCAGTTTTGCCGAACAAAACAAAAGACTCTTTTCCGCGCTAAAACTGGAACGCATGGCGATGACTCTCTTGCTCGTTTTATTCGGACTGATTGCCTCCTTCAGTATTGTGGGACTTATGCTGATGTTTGTGGATGCGCGGAAACGGGATTTGGCGATTTTACGGGCCGTGGGACTTTCTGTTGCGGGATCTAGAAAAATATTTTTGATGATCGGAGGGTTGCTGGGTGGGTTGGGTGCTTTAATCGGAGGAACCTTGGGTGTCGCAACGTGTTTTGTTTTGCACAAATTTCCCATTCCGCTCCCGTCGACCTACTATCTCGATTATCTCCCCGTGCAGGTGCAGTTGTTTTGGAGTGTAATGATTATGGCCGTTGGTTTTTTGCTAACACTGCTTGTGAGTTGTTACCCGGTTCATTTGGCGTCACAGATGGATGTTCTGCCCATGTTGAGAGAAGAGTGA